Proteins from a genomic interval of Lolium perenne isolate Kyuss_39 chromosome 1, Kyuss_2.0, whole genome shotgun sequence:
- the LOC127318520 gene encoding non-specific lipid transfer protein GPI-anchored 12, with the protein MAPAQHLRWAVLAALLLSTTTMCGAVAAQHVSVPPSAATAAAPAPAAAMDAACLNSLLNMSDCLPYVQAGSATARPDAACCPELAGMVGSNPLCLCELLSGAADSYGIAVDYSRALALPGVCRVETPPVSTCAAFGYNVRGLAPSAAPMAGSPAPGPSGDSPQFPGVSPFPSPPAPRSHAYRRSVAASTHALVAAFATGMMMF; encoded by the exons ATGGCGCCGGCACAGCACCTGCGGTGGGCCGTGCTCGCGGCGCTGCTGCTTTCGACGACGACCATGTGCGGCGCGGTGGCTGCGCAGCACGTTTCTGTGCCACCTTCcgcggccacggcggcggcgcCTGCCCCGGCCGCGGCGATGGACGCGGCGTGCCTCAACTCGCTGCTCAACATGTCCGACTGCCTGCCGTACGTGCAGGCGGGCAGCGCTACGGCGCGCCCGGACGCGGCGTGCTGCCCGGAGCTGGCCGGGATGGTGGGCTCCAACCCGCTCTGCCTCTGCGAGCTCCTCTCCGGCGCCGCCGACTCCTACGGCATCGCCGTCGACTACAGCCGCGCGCTCGCGCTCCCGGGCGTCTGCCGCGTCGAAACCCCGCCCGTCAGCACATGCGCCG CATTCGGGTACAATGTGCGCGGCCTAGCCCCGTCCGCGGCGCCCATGGCCGGGTCTCCGGCGCCCGGCCCCTCAGGCGACAGCCCGCAGTTCCCCG GTGTTTCGCCGTTCccctcgccgccggcgccgcgcAGCCACGCCTACCGCCGCTCCGTCGCCGCCAGCACCCACGCCCTCGTCGCCGCCTTCGCCACCGGGATGATGATGTTCTAG
- the LOC127318510 gene encoding probable prolyl 4-hydroxylase 4 — translation MARSRAGATPPVPVPLLLSVLFLLLGRRDAAGGGGGGVRGSSVYPAPVVYPHHSRQISWHPRVFLYPHFLSDDEANHLVSLASGELKKPGDIKSGKSTLSEVRTSSSYFISKGKDPIVAGIEDKIAAWTFLPKENGEDMQVLRCKRGEKYEPKYDYFTDSVNTMHGGHRVATVLLYLTDVAEGGETVFPLAKEHTKKGSHGKDATLSECAKNGIAVKPRKGDALLFFNLLPNATTDPSSLHSGCEVIKGEKWSATKWIRVASFDKVYHAPGGNCTDSNDSCGRWAVLGECTKNPAYMVGTAALPGHCRRSCNVC, via the exons ATGGCGCGGTCTCGGGCGGGGGCTACCCCACCCGTCCCCGTGCCGTTACTCCTctccgtcctcttcctcctcctcggccgccgcgacgctgccggcggcggcggcggcggagtcaGGGGCAGCTCCGTGTACCCGGCCCCCGTGGTCTACCCGCACCACTCCCGCCAGATCTCCTGGCATCCCAG GGTGTTCCTCTACCCGCACTTCCTCAGCGACGACGAGGCCAACCACCTCGTCTCCCTC GCGAGTGGGGAGCTCAAGAAGCCCGGCGATATTAAGTCGGGCAAGAGCACGCTCAGCGAGGTCCGCACCAGCTCCAGCTACTTCATCAGCAAGGGCAAG GATCCAATTGTTGCTGGTATAGAGGATAAAATTGCTGCATGGACATTTCTTCCAAAAG AGAACGGCGAAGATATGCAAGTTCTAAGGTGTAAGCGTGGAGAGAAGTACGAACCGAAGTATGATTACTTCACAGACAGTGTTAACACTATGCATGGTGGACATCGCGTAGCTACTGTACTTTTGTACCTAACAGATGTTGCAGAAGGAGGGGAAACAGTTTTTCCCTTAGCCAAG GAACATACAAAGAAGGGATCACACGGTAAAGATGCAACCTTGTCAGAATGTGCAAAGAATGGCATTGCAG TGAAACCACGGAAAGGGGACGCCCTCCTGTTCTTCAACCTTCTCCCAAACGCCACAACGGACCCGTCGAGCCTCCACAGCGGATGCGAAGTCATCAAGGGGGAGAAATGGTCCGCCACGAAATGGATACGTGTGGCCTCGTTCGACAAGGTCTATCACGCACCAGGCGGCAATTGCACCGACAGCAATGACAGCTGCGGGAGATGGGCCGTGCTGGGCGAGTGCACGAAGAACCCCGCGTACATGGTGGGAACCGCGGCGTTGCCCGGTCACTGCAGAAGGAGCTGCAACGTGTGCTAA